A genomic window from Diorhabda sublineata isolate icDioSubl1.1 chromosome 8, icDioSubl1.1, whole genome shotgun sequence includes:
- the LOC130447723 gene encoding WD repeat-containing protein 44 isoform X3, with the protein MSSDSDSDEFYDAEDISPRSTRKLKKSIKENNITKRASSEPNISGIQEDKNFDVNCQENDKLKQISEDRVKEVSVGGRKRFKELRQRLQDDDDYQTGNITPPNSQNSSVEGVFAVTSRATHPFRIIEQDTVSLQSLNSLGRIGRILGGVQDNVSALSSSSLDSESTQSSNKQYSQYPSTLTLSPDLSAGIPQASPSEKACLPLQEPDVIASTKSSQKNFDCLQSNTSTGVDAPIAPPRRKKKNKVPTTTLALTKSVSSTNFESTDLASPATTIESLTREFEHSLERLPSVKSTKSEKILQSDQQSRSSTLRSGHSLDIRQAIKGQFVVKPQDNESLKARHSDNQDKLIVSIEKNNVSSSPRGSGNRSSVGHYSLGPHRGTHQNDSKHSSRERRKSAGDENFLKNLTTHVRTHTDSGKQLSDLEILEQVTVLNLDTGERVPLSVAEDKLPQCINPLSLHIMRITSEYVSSSSMEKDKDTDEESEDKKSEIPVVEENDTEVGGIRQKTAKLKRFLGSTVKKTMHKAKSIAQEVSHARHKEDVIDIVDNVHPGEQCCKLKASNSHKGPYEFEKVEHVQELNDDQHEGPIWCMKFSCCGRLLATAGQDKILRIWVVRDAYPFFQDMRTKYNAEKVSPTPSQESLVSHHSAEVSHHVAYEGMSAEEASKLTFMPKPFCTYTGHTSDLLDVSWSKNYFILSSSMDKTVRLWHISRKECLCCFQHIDFVTAIVFHPRDDRYFLSGSLDGKLRLWNIPDKKVAVWNEVEGNTKLITAANFCQNGKFAVVGTYDGRCIFYITDQLKYHTQIHVRSSRGRNAVGRKISGIEPMPGEDKILVTSNDSRIRQYDLRDLNVSCKYKGYVNMSSQIKASFSHDGKYIISGSENRDIYIWKTNHDYAKFSSVRRDRNDFWEAIKAHNATVTCAIFAPNPDAIIEMMEESRRQLKQEEDADKKIEDPMVEQHTKGCGGYVLISADFNGCIKVFVNKTKPKHSSLPVSAMA; encoded by the exons ATGTCTAGTGATAGTGACTCCGATGAATTTTACGATGCGGAAGATATTTCGCCCAGAAGTACAAG GAAACTTAAGAAATCTATAAAAGAGAATAATATCACAAAAAGGGCTAGTTCAGAACCAAACATATCAGGTATTcaagaagataaaaattttgatgtgAATTGTCAGGAGAATGATAAATTGAAGCAGATATCTGAAGATAGAGTAAAAGAAGTATCAGTGGGTGGTAGAAAGAGATTTAAAGAACTTCGTCAGAGGTTACAGGATGATGATGATTATCAAACGGGGAACATTACACCACCGAATAGTCAAAATTCATCGGTGGAAGGAGTATTTGCAGTAACAAGCAGAGCTACGCATCCTTTTCGGATTATAGAACAAGATACTGTCAGTTTACAGAGCCTTAATTCTCTAGGACGAATTGGAAGAATTTTAGGGGGTGTACAAGATAACG TTTCAGCTTTGTCTTCCAGTTCTTTGGATTcagaatcaacacaaagttcaAACAAACAATATTCTCAGTATCCCAGTACGCTCACTTTATCTCCAG atttATCTGCAGGTATACCACAAGCGAGCCCTTCCGAAAAAGCATGTCTTCCGTTGCAAGAACCCGATGTTATTGCTAGCAcaaaatcatcacaaaaaaatttcgattgtTTACAATCTAACACGTCGACTGGTGTAGATGCACCCATTGCTCCACCTAGacgtaaaaagaaaaataaagtaccGACAACGACACTGGCACTCACA aaatcgGTTTCTAGCACTAATTTCGAATCTACTGACCTAGCTAGCCCTGCTACTACTATAGAATCATTAACAAGAGAATTTGAACATTCTTTAGAGCGACTACCATCGGTGAAATCAACGAAATCCGAAAAAATATTACAGAGCGATCAACAAAGTCGAAGTTCCACTTTACGTTCCGGTCATTCTCTGGATATCAGACAAGCCATAAAAGGACAATTCGTTGTTAAACCGCAGGATAACGAAAGTCTAAAAGCTCGCCACAGTGATAATCAGGATAAATTGATAGTTTCTATTGAGAAGAATAACGTTAGTAGTAGTCCCAGGGGGTCCGGTAATAGAAGTAGTGTAGGACATTACAGTTTGGGGCCTCATAG agGTACGCATCAAAATGATAGTAAACATTCATCGAGAGAACGTAGAAAATCAGCAGGCGACGAAAATTTCCTCAAAAACCTCACGACTCACGTTCGAACGCATACGGATTCAGGAAAGCAACTTTCTGATTTGGAAATATTGGAACAAGTCACCGTACTCAATTTGGATACAGGCGAAAGGGTACCACTGAGCGTCGCCGAAGATAAATTACCCCAATGTATTAATCCTCTTTCTTTACATATAATGAGGATCACATCGGAGTACGTCAGTAGTTCTAGTATGGAAAAAGATAAAGATACCGATGAAGAAAGCGAGGATAAAAAATCCGAGATACCTGTAGTGGAAGAGAACGATACGGAAGTTGGCGGTATAAGACAGAAAACTGCCAAATTGAAGAGGTTCTTGGGGTCTACCGTTAAAAAAACGATGCACAAAGCTAAATCTATAGCTCAAGAAGTTTCCCATGCCAGACATAAGGAAGACGTTATCGATATTGTGGATAACGTTCATCCCGGAGAGCAGTGTTGTAAATTGAAG GCTTCCAATTCTCATAAGGGACCGTAcgaatttgaaaaagttgagcATGTTCAAGAGCTCAATGACGATCAACACGAAGGACCCATATGGTGTATGAAATTTTCCTGTTGTGGAAGATTGTTGGCTACAGCTGGACAGGATAAAATTTTAAGGATATGGGTCGTCAGAGATGCGTATCCATTTTTTCAG GATATGAGAACAAAATACAACGCCGAAAAAGTTTCGCCTACGCCTTCCCAAGAATCTCTCGTCTCCCATCATTCCGCCGAAGTTTCCCATCACGTCGCCTACGAAGGAATGTCCGCCGAGGAAGCTAGCAAATTAACGTTCATGCCGAAACCGTTTTGCACTTACACCGGCCACACTTCCGATCTCCTCGACGTATCTTGgtcgaaaaattatttcatattatcatCTTCCATGGATAAGACTGTCAGATTGTGGCATATCTCTAGGAAAGAATGTCTTTGCTGTTTTCAACATATCGATTTCGTTACCGCCATCGTTTTCCATCCTAGAGACGACAGATATTTCCTCAGCGGTTCATTGGACGGAAAATTGAGATTGTGGAACATACCCGACAAAAAA GTGGCGGTATGGAACGAAGTGGAAGGCAATACGAAATTGATAACGGCAGCGAATTTTTGTCAGAACGGCAAATTCGCCGTAGTCGGTACATACGACGGGCGTTGCATATTTTACATAACAGATCAATTGAAATATCACACTCAAATACACGTTCGTTCTTCTAGAGGGCGCAACGCCGTCGGTAGAAAGATCAGCGGAATCGAACCGATGCCGGGCGAAGACAAAATTTTGGTTACGTCAAACGACAGCAGAATCAGACAGTACGATTTGAGGGATCTGAACGTTTCTTGTAAATATAAAGGATATGTGAATATGAGTAGCCAAATCAAAGCGAGTTTTAGTCACGacggaaaatatataataagcgGATCGGAAAATAGGGATATTTACATTTGGAAAACGAATCACGATTACGCGAAATTTTCCTCGGTGCGCAGAGACAGAAACGACTTTTGGGAAGCTATCAAAGCCCACAACGCTACAGTAACTTGTGCCATTTTCGCACCGAATCCGGACGCCATTATCGAAATGATGGAGGAAAGTCGGAGGCAGCTAAAACAAGAAGAAGATGCCGATAAAAAG ATCGAAGATCCGATGGTGGAACAACATACCAAAGGTTGCGGTGGCTACGTCTTAATATCAGCAGACTTTAACGGTTGCATTAAGGTTTTTGTTAATAAGACGAAACCCAAACATAGTTCATTACCGGTATCAGCGATGGCGTGA
- the LOC130447723 gene encoding WD repeat-containing protein 44 isoform X4, whose protein sequence is MSSDSDSDEFYDAEDISPRSTRKLKKSIKENNITKRASSEPNISGIQEDKNFDVNCQENDKLKQISEDRVKEVSVGGRKRFKELRQRLQDDDDYQTGNITPPNSQNSSVEGVFAVTSRATHPFRIIEQDTVSLQSLNSLGRIGRILGGVQDNVSALSSSSLDSESTQSSNKQYSQYPSTLTLSPGIPQASPSEKACLPLQEPDVIASTKSSQKNFDCLQSNTSTGVDAPIAPPRRKKKNKVPTTTLALTKSVSSTNFESTDLASPATTIESLTREFEHSLERLPSVKSTKSEKILQSDQQSRSSTLRSGHSLDIRQAIKGQFVVKPQDNESLKARHSDNQDKLIVSIEKNNVSSSPRGSGNRSSVGHYSLGPHRGTHQNDSKHSSRERRKSAGDENFLKNLTTHVRTHTDSGKQLSDLEILEQVTVLNLDTGERVPLSVAEDKLPQCINPLSLHIMRITSEYVSSSSMEKDKDTDEESEDKKSEIPVVEENDTEVGGIRQKTAKLKRFLGSTVKKTMHKAKSIAQEVSHARHKEDVIDIVDNVHPGEQCCKLKASNSHKGPYEFEKVEHVQELNDDQHEGPIWCMKFSCCGRLLATAGQDKILRIWVVRDAYPFFQDMRTKYNAEKVSPTPSQESLVSHHSAEVSHHVAYEGMSAEEASKLTFMPKPFCTYTGHTSDLLDVSWSKNYFILSSSMDKTVRLWHISRKECLCCFQHIDFVTAIVFHPRDDRYFLSGSLDGKLRLWNIPDKKVAVWNEVEGNTKLITAANFCQNGKFAVVGTYDGRCIFYITDQLKYHTQIHVRSSRGRNAVGRKISGIEPMPGEDKILVTSNDSRIRQYDLRDLNVSCKYKGYVNMSSQIKASFSHDGKYIISGSENRDIYIWKTNHDYAKFSSVRRDRNDFWEAIKAHNATVTCAIFAPNPDAIIEMMEESRRQLKQEEDADKKIEDPMVEQHTKGCGGYVLISADFNGCIKVFVNKTKPKHSSLPVSAMA, encoded by the exons ATGTCTAGTGATAGTGACTCCGATGAATTTTACGATGCGGAAGATATTTCGCCCAGAAGTACAAG GAAACTTAAGAAATCTATAAAAGAGAATAATATCACAAAAAGGGCTAGTTCAGAACCAAACATATCAGGTATTcaagaagataaaaattttgatgtgAATTGTCAGGAGAATGATAAATTGAAGCAGATATCTGAAGATAGAGTAAAAGAAGTATCAGTGGGTGGTAGAAAGAGATTTAAAGAACTTCGTCAGAGGTTACAGGATGATGATGATTATCAAACGGGGAACATTACACCACCGAATAGTCAAAATTCATCGGTGGAAGGAGTATTTGCAGTAACAAGCAGAGCTACGCATCCTTTTCGGATTATAGAACAAGATACTGTCAGTTTACAGAGCCTTAATTCTCTAGGACGAATTGGAAGAATTTTAGGGGGTGTACAAGATAACG TTTCAGCTTTGTCTTCCAGTTCTTTGGATTcagaatcaacacaaagttcaAACAAACAATATTCTCAGTATCCCAGTACGCTCACTTTATCTCCAG GTATACCACAAGCGAGCCCTTCCGAAAAAGCATGTCTTCCGTTGCAAGAACCCGATGTTATTGCTAGCAcaaaatcatcacaaaaaaatttcgattgtTTACAATCTAACACGTCGACTGGTGTAGATGCACCCATTGCTCCACCTAGacgtaaaaagaaaaataaagtaccGACAACGACACTGGCACTCACA aaatcgGTTTCTAGCACTAATTTCGAATCTACTGACCTAGCTAGCCCTGCTACTACTATAGAATCATTAACAAGAGAATTTGAACATTCTTTAGAGCGACTACCATCGGTGAAATCAACGAAATCCGAAAAAATATTACAGAGCGATCAACAAAGTCGAAGTTCCACTTTACGTTCCGGTCATTCTCTGGATATCAGACAAGCCATAAAAGGACAATTCGTTGTTAAACCGCAGGATAACGAAAGTCTAAAAGCTCGCCACAGTGATAATCAGGATAAATTGATAGTTTCTATTGAGAAGAATAACGTTAGTAGTAGTCCCAGGGGGTCCGGTAATAGAAGTAGTGTAGGACATTACAGTTTGGGGCCTCATAG agGTACGCATCAAAATGATAGTAAACATTCATCGAGAGAACGTAGAAAATCAGCAGGCGACGAAAATTTCCTCAAAAACCTCACGACTCACGTTCGAACGCATACGGATTCAGGAAAGCAACTTTCTGATTTGGAAATATTGGAACAAGTCACCGTACTCAATTTGGATACAGGCGAAAGGGTACCACTGAGCGTCGCCGAAGATAAATTACCCCAATGTATTAATCCTCTTTCTTTACATATAATGAGGATCACATCGGAGTACGTCAGTAGTTCTAGTATGGAAAAAGATAAAGATACCGATGAAGAAAGCGAGGATAAAAAATCCGAGATACCTGTAGTGGAAGAGAACGATACGGAAGTTGGCGGTATAAGACAGAAAACTGCCAAATTGAAGAGGTTCTTGGGGTCTACCGTTAAAAAAACGATGCACAAAGCTAAATCTATAGCTCAAGAAGTTTCCCATGCCAGACATAAGGAAGACGTTATCGATATTGTGGATAACGTTCATCCCGGAGAGCAGTGTTGTAAATTGAAG GCTTCCAATTCTCATAAGGGACCGTAcgaatttgaaaaagttgagcATGTTCAAGAGCTCAATGACGATCAACACGAAGGACCCATATGGTGTATGAAATTTTCCTGTTGTGGAAGATTGTTGGCTACAGCTGGACAGGATAAAATTTTAAGGATATGGGTCGTCAGAGATGCGTATCCATTTTTTCAG GATATGAGAACAAAATACAACGCCGAAAAAGTTTCGCCTACGCCTTCCCAAGAATCTCTCGTCTCCCATCATTCCGCCGAAGTTTCCCATCACGTCGCCTACGAAGGAATGTCCGCCGAGGAAGCTAGCAAATTAACGTTCATGCCGAAACCGTTTTGCACTTACACCGGCCACACTTCCGATCTCCTCGACGTATCTTGgtcgaaaaattatttcatattatcatCTTCCATGGATAAGACTGTCAGATTGTGGCATATCTCTAGGAAAGAATGTCTTTGCTGTTTTCAACATATCGATTTCGTTACCGCCATCGTTTTCCATCCTAGAGACGACAGATATTTCCTCAGCGGTTCATTGGACGGAAAATTGAGATTGTGGAACATACCCGACAAAAAA GTGGCGGTATGGAACGAAGTGGAAGGCAATACGAAATTGATAACGGCAGCGAATTTTTGTCAGAACGGCAAATTCGCCGTAGTCGGTACATACGACGGGCGTTGCATATTTTACATAACAGATCAATTGAAATATCACACTCAAATACACGTTCGTTCTTCTAGAGGGCGCAACGCCGTCGGTAGAAAGATCAGCGGAATCGAACCGATGCCGGGCGAAGACAAAATTTTGGTTACGTCAAACGACAGCAGAATCAGACAGTACGATTTGAGGGATCTGAACGTTTCTTGTAAATATAAAGGATATGTGAATATGAGTAGCCAAATCAAAGCGAGTTTTAGTCACGacggaaaatatataataagcgGATCGGAAAATAGGGATATTTACATTTGGAAAACGAATCACGATTACGCGAAATTTTCCTCGGTGCGCAGAGACAGAAACGACTTTTGGGAAGCTATCAAAGCCCACAACGCTACAGTAACTTGTGCCATTTTCGCACCGAATCCGGACGCCATTATCGAAATGATGGAGGAAAGTCGGAGGCAGCTAAAACAAGAAGAAGATGCCGATAAAAAG ATCGAAGATCCGATGGTGGAACAACATACCAAAGGTTGCGGTGGCTACGTCTTAATATCAGCAGACTTTAACGGTTGCATTAAGGTTTTTGTTAATAAGACGAAACCCAAACATAGTTCATTACCGGTATCAGCGATGGCGTGA